From a region of the Candidatus Jettenia caeni genome:
- a CDS encoding hydrolase, with protein MRVGFLQTFPLFGKKDENLDNAVAGIKRTDADLVVLPELFNTGYQFTSRKEVFGLAETIPEGQTTQALIKLSKEKHRYIVAGLSEREGNYSYNSAILVGPSGFIGCYRKLHLFHHEKLWFEPGNGALNIYDIGQARIGIMICFDWFFPEVARSLALKGADIICHPANLVLPYCPQAMITRCVENRVFAITANRIGAEKRSEEMLTFIGSSQILGIKGEILYRASSDREESMVVEINPKNARDKQITPANHLFHDRRVEFL; from the coding sequence ATGAGGGTGGGGTTTTTACAAACATTTCCCCTGTTTGGAAAGAAGGATGAGAATTTAGATAATGCAGTGGCAGGGATAAAACGGACAGATGCTGATTTAGTAGTCTTACCTGAATTATTTAATACTGGTTATCAGTTTACATCAAGGAAAGAGGTTTTTGGCCTTGCGGAAACAATCCCTGAAGGACAAACGACACAGGCATTGATTAAGCTATCAAAAGAAAAACACAGGTATATCGTGGCTGGTTTGTCGGAACGGGAAGGTAACTATAGTTACAACTCTGCTATATTGGTAGGCCCAAGTGGCTTTATAGGTTGCTATAGGAAGCTGCATCTTTTTCATCATGAAAAACTGTGGTTTGAGCCAGGAAATGGTGCGTTGAATATTTATGATATTGGTCAGGCAAGGATTGGTATTATGATCTGTTTTGATTGGTTCTTTCCGGAGGTTGCAAGGTCTCTGGCATTAAAAGGTGCGGATATTATCTGTCACCCTGCTAATCTTGTGCTGCCATACTGTCCGCAAGCTATGATTACACGCTGTGTGGAAAACAGGGTCTTTGCTATTACGGCTAATCGTATTGGGGCCGAGAAACGTTCAGAAGAGATGCTTACCTTTATTGGTTCCAGTCAGATTTTAGGGATAAAAGGGGAGATATTATACCGCGCCTCATCAGATAGGGAAGAATCAATGGTTGTTGAGATAAATCCAAAAAATGCCCGTGATAAGCAAATAACCCCTGCGAATCATCTCTTTCATGACCGGCGGGTTGAGTTTCTGTAA
- a CDS encoding transposase: protein MKKPFSIPLLSQMLFHRTPKSVQEKLIAVYLWTLMTYWGHFSISLVAQYLKRHKAQVSRHMKNNLFLDNLSQKMLPKELSGRIGKKAHLIIDSTMKAKRGKKLCNLQKFKTSRGFIIGHCFVFALLICEDNSSWIIAVKPYLTKAFCRRTNQEFKTQNQLAVEILQEVSLPLETHVIVVADSAFVAHFIVSEITTHPQWSFVSSLDSNRKITIKGYTRHTADFKKEYLPALKKISISCNGRKNTLKVMSISAEVSKVGPATVVLSQRDRQTLALIGVGKRLSLRAICYAYLLRWRIEILFKELKQYLHFGSYHCRDFEAYMNHILLVILAYNILKSLYPKFSIAEAKKQVSQSSQAVFLYELKHDLTKFHGNRIVKNKIFQALSAMTAIFPLSMAG, encoded by the coding sequence ATGAAGAAACCATTCTCAATCCCTTTGCTTTCACAGATGCTGTTTCACCGTACCCCTAAATCCGTTCAGGAAAAACTTATTGCTGTTTATCTGTGGACACTAATGACTTATTGGGGTCATTTCAGTATCAGCTTAGTTGCCCAATATCTCAAACGACATAAAGCACAAGTATCCAGACACATGAAGAACAATCTATTCTTAGATAATCTCTCTCAGAAAATGCTTCCCAAAGAACTCTCCGGAAGAATTGGGAAAAAGGCACATCTGATTATCGATTCTACAATGAAGGCCAAAAGAGGGAAAAAGCTCTGCAATCTTCAGAAGTTCAAGACTTCCCGTGGATTCATTATTGGCCACTGTTTTGTCTTTGCCCTGCTTATCTGTGAAGACAATTCATCATGGATTATAGCCGTAAAACCCTATCTTACCAAAGCATTTTGTAGAAGAACCAACCAAGAGTTTAAGACCCAAAACCAATTAGCCGTAGAGATCTTACAGGAGGTCTCTCTTCCGTTAGAAACCCATGTCATCGTGGTTGCCGACTCTGCCTTTGTAGCGCACTTTATCGTATCAGAAATTACCACTCATCCCCAATGGTCATTTGTCAGTTCTTTAGACTCCAATCGAAAGATTACCATCAAGGGATACACCCGGCATACTGCTGATTTTAAGAAAGAATACTTACCAGCCCTTAAAAAAATATCCATTTCTTGTAATGGACGAAAAAATACTTTAAAAGTTATGTCAATCAGCGCTGAAGTATCAAAGGTTGGCCCTGCCACCGTAGTGCTCTCTCAGCGTGATCGTCAAACCCTTGCCCTTATAGGTGTTGGTAAAAGACTTTCTCTCAGAGCAATCTGTTATGCCTATCTCTTGCGATGGAGAATAGAGATTCTCTTTAAGGAACTCAAACAGTATCTGCATTTTGGCTCGTATCATTGCAGAGATTTTGAAGCTTATATGAACCATATTCTTTTGGTGATTCTGGCATATAACATTCTGAAGTCTCTGTATCCAAAATTTTCAATTGCTGAAGCGAAAAAACAGGTAAGTCAGTCTTCCCAAGCAGTATTTTTGTACGAACTGAAGCATGACTTAACAAAATTTCACGGCAATAGAATCGTTAAGAACAAGATTTTTCAGGCTCTCTCAGCCATGACTGCCATCTTTCCCTTATCTATGGCTGGTTAG
- a CDS encoding transposase: MKQQKRDVKKLAGTDKRPLQEQKKKKSKKDYRVRNWSEYTEALRQRGSLDVWIDEGVQEKWNAEPTGQRGSPPTYSDLAITSTLQLGIVFHQRLRQTEGLVKSLFRLMNIPLKVPDYSTLSRRGETVGISLAKEKKENLVLVLDSSGLKVYGEGEWKVRQHGYTKRRTWRKIHLSITPDGEIRAQELTENSTGDSEVVDKLLSQEESRIDTFAGDGSYDKRKVYESCKRRGILRILIPPRKDAKIWQHGNCSTEPHVRDETIRHIRRTSLRQWKERVGYHVRSLVENAIFRFKTIFGDRLYARNLAQQRTEVGIKASVLNRMMKLGMPESYAIS; the protein is encoded by the coding sequence ATGAAGCAACAGAAACGGGACGTAAAGAAACTAGCAGGAACAGATAAAAGGCCGCTCCAAGAACAGAAAAAGAAGAAATCAAAGAAGGACTACCGGGTAAGAAACTGGTCAGAGTATACAGAGGCATTAAGACAAAGAGGGTCTCTTGATGTATGGATAGATGAGGGGGTACAAGAGAAATGGAATGCAGAGCCAACGGGCCAAAGAGGGTCTCCCCCTACGTATAGTGATCTGGCCATAACATCAACGCTTCAGTTGGGTATCGTATTTCATCAAAGACTTCGTCAAACAGAAGGATTAGTCAAATCACTGTTTCGGCTCATGAATATCCCTCTGAAGGTTCCTGATTATTCAACCCTGTCTCGAAGAGGTGAAACAGTGGGAATTTCTTTAGCGAAAGAGAAGAAAGAGAATCTGGTATTAGTCCTTGATAGCAGTGGGTTAAAGGTCTATGGGGAAGGGGAATGGAAGGTAAGACAGCATGGATATACCAAGAGAAGAACATGGAGAAAGATTCATTTGTCCATTACTCCTGATGGAGAGATAAGAGCACAAGAGCTTACCGAGAATAGTACTGGTGATTCAGAGGTAGTAGATAAGCTTCTAAGCCAGGAAGAGTCAAGGATTGATACCTTTGCCGGTGATGGCTCCTATGATAAGAGGAAGGTCTATGAGAGTTGTAAGAGAAGAGGGATTCTCAGAATACTTATTCCTCCGAGGAAGGATGCAAAGATATGGCAGCATGGCAACTGCAGTACAGAGCCACATGTCCGAGATGAGACGATAAGGCATATCAGAAGAACTTCCCTAAGACAGTGGAAAGAGCGTGTTGGTTACCACGTCCGCTCTCTGGTTGAGAATGCGATATTTCGATTCAAAACCATCTTTGGCGATAGGCTTTATGCCAGAAATCTTGCTCAACAAAGAACAGAAGTAGGTATCAAGGCATCTGTTTTAAACCGTATGATGAAATTAGGAATGCCGGAAAGTTATGCGATCTCATAA
- a CDS encoding truncated DNA-directed RNA polymerase beta subunit — translation MANVEVDRCIELSPHLDSYAKFVRPIPNKDTTLHTILCSLFPIKIPGNVQPEMINFEEIDNTTERDEICQKLRGIKESKGDIDISFLKKEILTEVNYNEYEVKNSSKSEERCFLYSETLNTTILLKLKMSTYTRWSYDGVDIYHRQDDEKEIHQVLGSIPAFTERASFIVNGLERVPIAQIIPAYGLLVESNMGTTYTAWIRPKRGLQVRFTVQNSGENRGIIKVDIANICRQLDLACFLKIFSFQEEADNLFLNKDVYKKNYSEVQNVRNPLSQEQMNFVTHHLFHSSHYDLSSKGRKRLNNKLAKSLNDLHIISSDDSIINLTKQDILGIINYLLNLVEGLEGYGRMILIIWQIKRSCLSEINLKR, via the coding sequence ATGGCTAATGTTGAAGTTGACAGATGTATTGAATTATCACCTCATTTAGACTCATACGCAAAATTTGTTAGACCCATCCCCAATAAAGATACTACCCTCCACACCATACTTTGCAGCCTCTTTCCTATTAAGATTCCAGGAAACGTTCAACCAGAAATGATCAATTTTGAAGAGATAGACAATACAACTGAAAGGGACGAGATATGCCAAAAATTACGTGGGATCAAAGAGAGTAAAGGGGATATTGATATATCGTTTTTGAAAAAGGAGATATTAACAGAAGTTAACTATAATGAATATGAAGTAAAAAATAGCTCAAAGTCCGAAGAGCGTTGTTTCCTTTATTCTGAAACTTTGAATACTACCATCCTGCTTAAACTTAAAATGAGTACGTATACCCGATGGTCTTATGACGGCGTTGATATTTACCACAGGCAGGATGATGAAAAGGAGATACATCAGGTTTTAGGTTCTATACCGGCATTTACTGAGCGGGCAAGCTTTATAGTCAATGGATTGGAGCGGGTTCCTATAGCGCAAATTATTCCTGCATATGGGCTTCTTGTTGAAAGTAATATGGGTACAACATACACGGCATGGATAAGGCCCAAAAGGGGGTTGCAGGTAAGATTTACCGTACAAAATAGTGGGGAAAATAGAGGAATTATAAAGGTAGATATTGCCAATATTTGCAGGCAATTAGACCTGGCCTGTTTTTTAAAGATATTTAGTTTCCAGGAAGAGGCTGATAACTTATTTCTAAATAAAGATGTATATAAAAAGAATTATTCAGAGGTTCAAAACGTTAGAAATCCTTTAAGCCAAGAGCAAATGAACTTTGTCACCCATCATCTCTTTCATTCCAGTCATTATGATCTCTCTTCGAAAGGCAGGAAAAGGCTCAATAACAAACTTGCGAAATCTTTAAACGACCTGCATATAATTTCCTCTGACGATAGTATCATAAATCTGACAAAGCAAGATATCCTTGGAATAATAAACTACCTTCTCAATCTTGTTGAAGGTCTTGAAGGTTATGGTCGGATGATATTGATAATCTGGCAAATCAAGAGGTCTTGCTTATCGGAGATCAACTTGAAAAGATAA
- a CDS encoding truncated DNA-directed RNA polymerase beta subunit — protein MSGRWFNYEDSLKNMPATFDRYVQRYINGELCQLLDQNNSLSEISHKRKITFYGPKGLSKDYRGFGKRDVHYSHYGRICLVETPESEKIGLTLHFATHARIEGGQIKTLYVPTDQTNAKLCYLNPSEEENTAILPYSDDNEVNKNQYFARRGKDGMIRLYNKSKAHYQDAYPSQCIGLAAALVPFIQHDDANRVLWVQKTLNSLFPFYILKGLWSRQDLKKK, from the coding sequence ATGAGTGGAAGATGGTTTAACTACGAAGATTCTTTAAAAAATATGCCTGCTACATTCGACAGATATGTACAAAGGTATATAAATGGGGAGCTATGTCAATTGCTCGATCAGAATAACTCCCTCTCTGAGATATCTCACAAACGAAAAATTACATTCTACGGCCCTAAAGGTCTTAGCAAAGATTACCGGGGGTTCGGTAAAAGGGATGTCCACTATAGCCACTACGGCCGTATCTGTCTTGTAGAAACCCCGGAATCGGAGAAGATAGGGTTGACCCTTCATTTTGCTACCCATGCCAGGATTGAAGGTGGGCAAATTAAGACTCTCTATGTTCCCACGGATCAAACAAACGCCAAACTTTGTTATCTTAATCCATCCGAAGAAGAAAATACTGCCATCCTCCCTTATTCCGATGATAATGAGGTAAATAAAAATCAGTATTTTGCCAGAAGGGGTAAAGATGGAATGATACGATTATATAATAAAAGCAAAGCTCACTATCAGGATGCTTATCCATCACAATGTATCGGACTTGCAGCAGCATTAGTACCGTTTATTCAACATGACGATGCTAATAGGGTCTTATGGGTGCAAAAAACCTTAAACAGTCTCTTCCCCTTTTATATCCTGAAAGGCCTCTGGTCAAGACAGGATTTGAAAAAGAAATAG
- a CDS encoding truncated DNA-directed RNA polymerase beta subunit produces MTETPTIHETIIYHKPCVKRGEKVTAGQIIADSADTKDGELALGTNLLVAYMTWYGHNFEDGIVISDRQVDVYWMEFKKDAENGNKARHGISGIR; encoded by the coding sequence ATGACAGAAACCCCTACAATCCATGAAACAATCATATACCACAAACCTTGTGTCAAACGGGGAGAAAAAGTTACAGCCGGGCAGATTATTGCCGATAGTGCTGATACGAAAGACGGTGAGCTTGCGCTCGGAACGAATCTTCTTGTGGCATATATGACATGGTACGGACACAATTTTGAAGATGGGATTGTAATCAGCGATAGACAAGTTGATGTGTATTGGATGGAATTTAAAAAAGATGCTGAAAATGGGAATAAGGCTCGCCACGGTATAAGCGGTATAAGGTAA
- a CDS encoding putative transposase: MKKPFSIPLLSQMLFHRTPKSVQEKLIAVYLWTLMTYWGHFSISLVAQYLKRHKAQVSRHMKNNLFLDNLSQKMLPKELSGRIGKKAHLIIDSTMKAKRGKKLCNLQKFKTSRGFIIGHCFVFALLICEDNSSWIIAVKPYLTKAFCRRTNQEFKTQNQLAVEILQEVSLPLETHVIVVADSAFVAHFIVSEITTHPQWSFVSSLDSNRKITIKGYTRHTADFKKEYLPALKKISISCNGRKNTLKVMSISAEVSKVGPATVVLSQRDRQTLALIGVGKRLSLRAICYAYLLRWRIEILFKELKQYLHFGSYHCRDFEAYMNHILLVILAYNILKSLYPKFSIAEAKKQVSQSSQAVFLYELKHDLTKFHGNRIVKNKIFQALSAMTGIFPLSMAG; the protein is encoded by the coding sequence ATGAAGAAACCATTCTCAATCCCTTTGCTTTCACAGATGCTGTTTCACCGTACCCCTAAATCCGTTCAGGAAAAACTTATTGCTGTTTATCTGTGGACACTAATGACTTATTGGGGTCATTTCAGTATCAGCTTAGTTGCCCAATATCTCAAACGACATAAAGCACAAGTATCCAGACACATGAAGAACAATCTATTCTTAGATAATCTCTCTCAGAAAATGCTTCCCAAAGAACTCTCCGGAAGAATTGGGAAAAAGGCACATCTGATTATCGATTCTACAATGAAGGCCAAAAGAGGGAAAAAGCTCTGCAATCTTCAGAAGTTCAAGACTTCCCGTGGATTCATTATTGGCCACTGTTTTGTCTTTGCCCTGCTTATCTGTGAAGACAATTCATCATGGATTATAGCCGTAAAACCCTATCTTACCAAAGCATTTTGTAGAAGAACCAACCAAGAGTTTAAGACCCAAAACCAATTAGCCGTAGAGATCTTACAGGAGGTCTCTCTTCCGTTAGAAACCCATGTCATCGTGGTTGCCGACTCTGCCTTTGTAGCGCACTTTATCGTATCAGAAATTACCACTCATCCCCAATGGTCATTTGTCAGTTCTTTAGACTCCAATCGAAAGATTACCATCAAGGGATACACCCGGCATACTGCTGATTTTAAGAAAGAATACTTACCAGCCCTTAAAAAAATATCCATTTCTTGTAATGGACGAAAAAATACTTTAAAAGTTATGTCAATCAGCGCTGAAGTATCAAAGGTTGGCCCTGCCACCGTAGTGCTCTCTCAGCGTGATCGTCAAACCCTTGCCCTTATAGGTGTTGGTAAAAGACTTTCTCTCAGAGCAATCTGTTATGCCTATCTCTTGCGATGGAGAATAGAGATTCTCTTTAAGGAACTCAAACAGTATCTGCATTTTGGCTCGTATCATTGCAGAGATTTTGAAGCTTATATGAACCATATTCTTTTGGTGATTCTGGCATATAACATTCTGAAGTCTCTGTATCCAAAATTTTCAATTGCTGAAGCGAAAAAACAGGTAAGTCAGTCTTCCCAAGCAGTATTTTTGTACGAACTGAAGCATGACTTAACAAAATTTCACGGCAATAGAATCGTTAAGAACAAGATTTTTCAGGCTCTCTCAGCCATGACTGGCATCTTTCCCTTATCTATGGCTGGTTAG
- a CDS encoding thiamine-phosphate pyrophosphorylase — protein sequence MNQQLIKTTIKQDFLRDFSDIKLYVIISSNLVKKPVLTTLEDVIQGGADIVQLREKTMPDSTFLTLAKEFKKITFQSKTLFIVNDRAEIAKKADADGLHIGQSDINISAARKIIGYSKIVGISTHTIVQAREAQREGADYISVGPIFYTGTKDYEPPVGLDYLKQVKREITIPFVAIGGINLENINDILNAGGSCLAICSAIICSDTIVQTTRSFKTQLIQYSLSLKSKHL from the coding sequence ATGAACCAACAGCTAATAAAAACGACAATCAAACAAGATTTTTTGAGAGATTTTTCAGACATAAAACTCTATGTCATAATAAGTTCTAACCTTGTAAAGAAACCTGTGTTAACAACGTTGGAGGATGTTATTCAAGGCGGCGCAGATATTGTACAATTACGGGAAAAGACAATGCCTGACAGTACATTTCTTACTTTAGCCAAGGAGTTTAAGAAAATAACCTTTCAATCGAAAACTCTTTTTATTGTAAATGATCGAGCGGAGATTGCAAAAAAAGCAGATGCAGATGGATTGCATATTGGCCAATCTGATATAAACATCTCTGCTGCACGCAAGATTATTGGGTATAGCAAAATAGTAGGGATCTCTACCCATACTATCGTTCAGGCACGAGAGGCACAAAGAGAAGGTGCAGATTATATAAGCGTTGGGCCTATTTTTTACACAGGAACAAAAGATTATGAACCTCCTGTAGGTCTGGATTATTTAAAACAGGTAAAACGAGAAATTACTATCCCCTTTGTTGCTATTGGCGGTATTAATCTTGAAAATATCAATGATATATTAAACGCCGGGGGATCATGCCTTGCAATTTGTTCTGCAATTATTTGCAGTGATACTATTGTGCAGACAACACGCTCCTTTAAAACACAACTCATTCAATACTCATTATCTCTTAAGAGCAAACATTTGTAG
- a CDS encoding amidophosphoribosyltransferase: MSDAKDHCGLIGVYGCEDAAERVYYGLYSLQHRGEESAGIASTNGKDIICHKGMGLVSEAIKPDMLKSLKNPVAIGHVRYSTIGSNNIGNAQPLLVDYYKGKVAVAHNGQLTNAKRLREEFEANGSIFHTTSDTEVIVHLMAKPLHMMQKSLSPVLSQLHGSFSLLFLTPDEMVGVRDPHGFKPLALGKLNHGYVMASETCALDQVGAEYIRDINPGEAVYVSKNGIQSEYYCPQRQIKPAFCIFELIYFSRPDSKIYGESVHLFRKRLGAKLAEESPVDADVVISVPEGGNSAAIGYSHASGIPIDRGFIRNHYVGRTFILPEQERRHRVVELKLNPLRETVEGKRVIVIDDSIVRGTTSKSRIGLLRRAGAKEIHLKISCPPHRYPCYYGIDFQHKGELIAAHHTIEEIRKFLNVESLSYLSIDAMMSCTTQSQERFCNACFTSRYPTPIEENTKKLVEREVVREISKVN, encoded by the coding sequence ATGTCAGACGCAAAAGATCATTGCGGTTTAATTGGAGTTTATGGATGTGAAGATGCTGCTGAGAGAGTTTATTATGGTTTGTATTCCCTGCAACATCGTGGAGAAGAAAGCGCTGGAATTGCTTCAACAAATGGAAAAGATATTATTTGTCATAAAGGGATGGGTTTGGTAAGTGAAGCTATCAAGCCAGATATGCTCAAGTCCTTAAAAAATCCTGTTGCTATAGGTCATGTTCGATATTCAACAATTGGTTCTAATAACATTGGTAACGCACAACCATTATTAGTTGATTACTACAAAGGAAAAGTTGCCGTTGCCCACAATGGACAATTAACCAATGCAAAAAGATTACGCGAAGAATTTGAGGCCAATGGTTCCATATTCCATACAACCTCTGATACAGAAGTAATTGTTCATCTTATGGCAAAACCGTTACATATGATGCAAAAGAGCTTATCGCCGGTGTTAAGCCAATTGCATGGTTCTTTTTCACTTCTGTTTTTAACGCCGGATGAGATGGTAGGGGTTCGCGATCCTCACGGTTTTAAGCCTTTAGCCCTCGGAAAATTAAATCATGGTTATGTAATGGCCTCTGAGACTTGCGCCCTGGATCAGGTAGGCGCCGAATATATTCGTGATATTAACCCCGGGGAAGCGGTCTATGTTAGCAAGAATGGAATCCAGAGTGAATATTATTGTCCCCAAAGACAAATTAAGCCTGCCTTTTGTATTTTTGAACTTATATACTTTTCCAGACCTGATAGTAAGATCTATGGAGAGAGTGTACATTTATTCCGTAAAAGATTAGGAGCTAAACTTGCGGAAGAGTCCCCGGTAGATGCTGATGTAGTAATTTCTGTCCCTGAAGGAGGAAATTCTGCTGCAATCGGGTATTCTCATGCCTCAGGGATACCTATCGATCGTGGGTTTATCCGTAATCATTACGTAGGCAGGACGTTCATATTGCCGGAACAGGAACGAAGACACCGTGTCGTAGAACTCAAGTTAAATCCTTTAAGAGAGACTGTAGAAGGGAAACGGGTCATCGTTATTGATGATTCCATTGTAAGAGGAACGACATCGAAATCCAGAATCGGGTTGTTGCGAAGGGCGGGAGCGAAGGAAATTCACTTGAAGATTAGCTGCCCTCCTCATCGTTATCCCTGTTATTACGGGATTGATTTCCAACATAAAGGTGAGCTTATTGCTGCACATCATACTATAGAGGAGATACGGAAGTTTTTAAATGTGGAGAGCTTGAGCTATTTGAGTATAGATGCGATGATGAGCTGTACAACACAATCTCAAGAGCGTTTCTGTAATGCTTGTTTTACGAGCAGATATCCCACTCCTATAGAAGAGAATACGAAGAAACTCGTCGAAAGGGAAGTTGTAAGAGAGATTAGTAAAGTTAATTGA
- a CDS encoding glucosaminyltransferase, whose product MKFSILVPAYNEEQSIASCLNSLIVLPDNKEIIVIDDASTDLTVQTIERFLNRGIILVRRERNGGRAAALNSGLQRSTGDIVVTTDADTVVPPNWLQRFESYFKQQGVVAVGGAYQARNKEKPLANAVSILDQILNGMFKKSVIPNKLSGVNSAIHRSTLLNSGGFNESSWWNEDSELGWKLKEIGKVMYDPDNMVNTTYPDTWTDIWKRKFYWGYAMGLKFKKQVPYNIRLWLRPLLFMALFMSLLAFWVTIPCGINVYLVPGSIFFILLSTLTVFFIPLGMIVMLRNGDREFFKTLSLLAILPVFREFAYTYGMYWGFCNGHREMIKSTWKDELHCRGTKDREKNISV is encoded by the coding sequence ATGAAATTTTCTATCCTCGTTCCTGCTTACAATGAGGAGCAATCTATCGCTTCTTGTTTAAACTCCCTTATTGTACTTCCTGATAATAAGGAGATTATTGTTATTGATGATGCCTCAACTGATCTTACCGTTCAGACTATTGAGAGATTTTTAAACAGGGGTATTATTTTAGTACGAAGGGAAAGAAATGGCGGGAGGGCTGCTGCCCTAAATTCAGGATTACAAAGGTCTACAGGTGATATTGTTGTTACAACAGATGCAGATACTGTTGTACCTCCTAACTGGTTACAAAGGTTTGAATCATATTTTAAACAGCAAGGCGTCGTTGCGGTAGGGGGAGCTTATCAAGCCCGTAATAAGGAGAAACCGTTAGCGAATGCAGTGAGTATCTTGGACCAAATACTGAATGGGATGTTTAAAAAATCAGTTATTCCTAATAAATTATCCGGTGTAAATTCAGCTATCCACAGAAGCACCCTACTCAATTCAGGCGGTTTTAATGAGAGTTCCTGGTGGAATGAGGATTCCGAATTGGGCTGGAAATTGAAAGAGATAGGCAAGGTTATGTATGATCCTGATAATATGGTAAATACCACATATCCCGATACATGGACAGATATTTGGAAAAGGAAGTTTTATTGGGGATATGCAATGGGTCTTAAATTTAAAAAGCAAGTTCCCTATAATATAAGATTATGGCTGCGCCCTTTGCTATTTATGGCGCTTTTTATGAGTCTTCTGGCGTTTTGGGTAACGATACCTTGCGGAATAAATGTGTATTTGGTGCCTGGCTCAATTTTTTTTATTTTATTAAGTACATTAACTGTCTTTTTCATTCCACTTGGTATGATTGTGATGTTAAGAAATGGTGATCGTGAATTTTTTAAAACACTATCTTTACTAGCAATCCTGCCTGTATTTCGCGAGTTTGCTTATACCTATGGAATGTATTGGGGATTTTGTAACGGCCATAGAGAAATGATAAAGTCGACATGGAAAGATGAATTACATTGCCGAGGTACAAAGGACAGAGAGAAGAACATCAGTGTATAG
- a CDS encoding phosphoribosylformylglycinamidine cyclo-ligase, with protein sequence MAKKIKGLTYKDAGVDIDTKGQFTTDIYTKMRTTFRSQVIENPDGFGGLFALNSRTKKYRQPVLVSSTDGVGTKLKIAFMMKKHSTIGIDLVAMCVNDIVVLGAEPLFLLDYLASSRIVPKVFHEVLDGIVEGCRQAGCALIGGETPEMPGFYHEGEYDIAGFVVGVVEKDRIIDGKTIKPGDVVIGLSSSGVHSNGFSLARKVFFDKAKMKITQRLTKYGLKTTLGEELLTPTRIYVEPILKILDKHKTKKIIKGMAHITGGGLLENIPRILPDGCAVKLERAKWSVPKIFSIIQDLGKIKDEEMFHVFNMGIGMVLIVSKSEVESVLRDFNISKETGTIIGEIVKGDKIIHII encoded by the coding sequence ATGGCAAAAAAAATAAAAGGACTTACCTATAAAGATGCAGGTGTTGATATTGATACAAAAGGTCAATTTACGACAGATATCTATACGAAAATGCGAACAACCTTCCGTTCACAGGTAATTGAGAATCCTGATGGGTTTGGTGGTTTGTTTGCTTTAAATTCACGCACCAAAAAATATCGTCAGCCGGTGCTTGTTTCCTCGACAGACGGCGTAGGCACGAAACTAAAAATTGCCTTTATGATGAAGAAACACAGTACCATTGGAATTGACCTTGTTGCTATGTGTGTTAATGATATTGTGGTTTTAGGGGCGGAACCGCTCTTTTTGCTAGACTATTTGGCTAGCAGCAGGATTGTACCGAAGGTTTTCCATGAGGTATTAGATGGTATTGTAGAGGGGTGTCGTCAGGCAGGTTGTGCACTTATCGGTGGTGAAACCCCGGAAATGCCAGGGTTCTATCATGAGGGAGAATATGATATTGCAGGCTTTGTAGTAGGCGTTGTTGAAAAGGATCGAATTATCGATGGTAAAACAATAAAACCGGGAGATGTAGTTATTGGTTTGAGCTCAAGTGGTGTCCATAGTAATGGATTCTCTCTTGCAAGAAAAGTTTTTTTTGATAAAGCGAAGATGAAGATAACCCAAAGGCTTACTAAATATGGATTAAAGACAACGTTGGGAGAAGAATTGCTGACGCCGACCAGAATTTATGTGGAGCCTATTCTAAAGATTCTAGATAAGCATAAGACAAAAAAGATTATAAAAGGAATGGCGCATATTACCGGTGGTGGACTTTTGGAGAACATACCTCGTATCTTGCCTGATGGTTGTGCTGTTAAGTTGGAAAGAGCTAAATGGAGTGTTCCAAAGATATTTAGCATCATACAAGATTTAGGTAAGATTAAAGACGAAGAAATGTTTCATGTATTTAATATGGGTATTGGTATGGTGCTAATTGTATCCAAATCAGAAGTGGAATCTGTCTTACGTGATTTTAATATTTCAAAAGAAACGGGAACAATTATCGGTGAGATTGTGAAAGGAGATAAAATTATACATATCATATGA